The following coding sequences lie in one Spinacia oleracea cultivar Varoflay chromosome 1, BTI_SOV_V1, whole genome shotgun sequence genomic window:
- the LOC110801864 gene encoding protein FAR1-RELATED SEQUENCE 5-like — MGNCEPRYLITDQDPAMKVAINEVFVNTRHRLCLWHIMKKVPEKVGPELKQDEDFLKLLNECVWDMEQESEEFEATWNSLMVQYNLVENGWFQHMFSIREHWIPCYFRDLRLGGILRTTSRSESENSFFNNFTNPHVTLVEFCMRFESAMDAQRHKQDKLNTESIHSVPQFITPLPLEKHAAEVYTRKMFYMFQDEVYKACFRCGISSIRMEENIEIAQVMDHSRQKTSKVTFNSGNLMTSCSCKLFERLGILCKHAICVLNARQVTKIPEYYILDRWTKEATKRPIFDMHGNFLEECRKMNTTTKMLGEVWSEIFNYVGLAEGNEENLQQFLDNLRDFSKNLVEKGKCVPMTKTQEMELFVGPSASSNLNIQNPIPSKNKGKRHRIVGEKEAAIEQSQKPKRKCKACGAYDYHDSRNCPNKTTT; from the exons ATGGGAAATTGTGAGCCTAGATATTTGATAACCGATCAAGATCCGGCAATGAAAGTTGCCATAAATGAGGTGTTTGTTAACACTCGCCACCGACTTTGTTTGTGGCATATAATGAAAAAAGTTCCTGAAAAAGTAGGCCCTGAGCTCAAACAAGATGAAGATTTTCTTAAGTTGTTAAATGAGTGTGTGTGGGACATGGAACAAGAATCCGAGGAATTTGAAGCTACTTGGAACTCGCTTATGGTTCAATATAACCTTGTGGAGAATGGTTGGTTCCAACATATGTTTTCAATAAGAGAACATTGGATACCATGCTACTTTAGAGATCTCAG GTTAGGAGGCATTTTAAGAACTACCTCTAGATCAGAAAGTGAGAATAGTTTTTTCAATAATTTCACCAATCCGCATGTGACACTTGTAGAATTCTGCATGCGTTTTGAAAGTGCAATGGATGCACAAAGGCACAAGCAAGATAAGCTAAATACAGAATCCATTCACTCTGTTCCTCAATTTATAACTCCATTGCCTTTGGAGAAACATGCAGCTGAGGTGTATACCAGAAAAATGTTCTACATGTTCCAGGATGAGGTGTACAAGGCTTGTTTCAGATGTGGGATTAGTTCTATTAGAATGGAAGAAAATATTGAAATCGCACAAGTCATGGACCATTCTCGACAGAAAACAAGTAAGGTAACATTTAATTCTGGAAATCTCATGACATCATGTTCTTGCAAATTGTTTGAGAGATTGGGGATTTTATGTAAACATGCAATATGTGTTTTAAATGCAAGACAAGTTACAAAGATTCCAGAGTACTACATTCTTGATCGATGGACAAAAGAGGCAACCAAAAGGCCAATTTTTGATATGCATGGTAACTTCCTTGAAGAATGTAGGAAGATGAACACAACAACTAAAATGTTAGGGGAAGTCTGGTCGGAGATTTTTAACTATGTAGGCCTTGCAGAGGGAAATGAGGAAAATTTGCAACAATTTCTCGATAATCTTAGAGATTTTAGTAAGAATTTGgtagaaaaaggaaagtgtgtgccaatgacaaaaactcaagagATGGAGCTTTTTGTTGGTCCTAGTGCGTCTTCTAACCTCAATATCCAAAATCCAATACCATCAAAGAATAAAGGCAAGAGACATAGAATAGTAGGAGAAAAGGAGGCAGCAATTGAGCAAAGTCAGAAACccaaaagaaaatgtaaagctTGTGGGGCATATGATTATCACGACAGTCGTAACTGCCCGAACAAAACTACAACCTAA